From the genome of Cognaticolwellia beringensis, one region includes:
- a CDS encoding alpha-amylase family glycosyl hydrolase, with product MNIRIHKRRVYLLTAVFLIMLAGNGCSDTVHSDKANLTNACDASISGCVDGRLIHVPSPEWQDQIIYFLMIDRFNDGEPARNDQGYNLYDPKKESHYSGGDLQGVIDKLDYIQNIGATTLWTTPPVTNQWWNAAQNYGGFHGYWPIDHRKIDEHFGDLDTYKNLSHELHSRGMYLIKDIVINHTGNYFDYDHEYDPNDPTIGFEFVGNNIPTSAPTMPPLDMNNANNPEHVKAGIYHWTPLVVDLDDPVQEWTYQMGRLDDINTSNELVRKAFKDVYNYWIREAGVDAYRIDTVKYVEHDYWHDFLHAQDGILNTAAETGRDNFLTFGEVKDVSKPLSDAAERKLLTYLGTEEKPELSSIIGFPLHEELGRIFAAGRPTSWLTFRVKAHLEVYPDPYIVPNFIDNHDTPRFPGSEAGMRQALALIFTIPGIPVIYQGNEQNHVDSRQAMFAGGYLTDTDQFNQDSELFKFTQSLAKLRQGDKLFSRGSMELLADNPTSAGVFAYKRSYKGEHAFIIMNTAEHTTLLNNMPTGLLDGQVLQPIFSDKLGNNTTTLVVGQDGTLTTEVPARGLLIFKAENKSNAEAVAAHSISVDQDYRKKTLKKSVTISGSISKPNSTLALVVDGNLDNVTSITADANGRWETTLPVVDLGTHKRFFEMYSTELNAASERQQYNETVVKANWDVAFKDGLNDDNGLSGNIFPPSESTFGKQMDIEAVRARSAGDTLLLDITMHELTDMWVASNHLDHVAFTLFFDFPGLEGIKPLSTLQAEAPDGFLWDFSHVLYGWGNFLFDSNGATADKPGQKLGTAPSVEVDKDARTITLAYSASALGQDGWAGAKIYLTTWDRAGEGGIRILSPAGAEWEFGGAEGSAPLILDDLLIELPSP from the coding sequence ATGAATATTAGAATTCACAAACGTCGTGTTTACCTTTTGACGGCGGTATTTTTAATTATGCTTGCTGGCAATGGCTGTAGTGATACTGTTCATAGTGATAAAGCAAACCTAACTAATGCCTGCGATGCATCAATATCTGGCTGCGTAGATGGACGGTTAATACATGTTCCGTCACCAGAATGGCAAGATCAGATTATTTACTTCCTCATGATTGACCGCTTCAACGACGGTGAACCCGCTCGAAATGATCAAGGTTATAACCTCTATGATCCTAAAAAAGAAAGCCACTATAGCGGTGGTGATCTGCAGGGGGTTATCGACAAATTAGATTATATTCAAAATATTGGTGCTACCACCTTGTGGACCACACCACCTGTTACTAACCAATGGTGGAATGCGGCGCAGAATTATGGCGGATTTCATGGCTATTGGCCAATAGACCACAGAAAGATTGACGAGCATTTTGGGGATTTAGATACTTACAAAAATCTATCTCACGAGCTCCATAGCCGGGGTATGTATTTGATCAAAGATATCGTTATCAACCATACGGGCAATTATTTTGATTATGACCATGAGTACGATCCAAATGACCCCACCATAGGCTTCGAATTTGTTGGCAATAATATCCCCACTTCAGCGCCAACGATGCCACCGCTAGATATGAATAATGCCAATAACCCAGAACATGTTAAGGCCGGCATTTACCACTGGACACCACTTGTGGTTGACCTCGACGATCCGGTGCAGGAATGGACTTATCAAATGGGCCGATTAGACGATATCAACACCTCTAATGAATTGGTTCGTAAAGCATTTAAAGATGTTTATAACTATTGGATAAGAGAAGCTGGCGTTGATGCTTACCGTATCGACACAGTGAAATATGTTGAACATGATTATTGGCACGACTTTTTGCACGCGCAAGACGGCATTCTTAATACCGCAGCCGAAACAGGCAGAGACAATTTTCTTACTTTTGGTGAAGTTAAAGATGTTTCTAAACCATTGTCAGATGCTGCAGAGCGAAAACTGTTAACTTATTTGGGTACTGAAGAAAAACCAGAATTATCCTCAATCATTGGCTTTCCGCTGCACGAAGAACTGGGCCGAATTTTTGCCGCAGGTCGCCCAACCAGTTGGTTGACCTTTCGCGTTAAAGCACACTTAGAAGTTTATCCTGATCCTTATATCGTGCCCAACTTCATTGATAACCATGATACCCCTAGGTTTCCTGGCAGTGAGGCAGGCATGAGGCAAGCGCTAGCGTTAATTTTTACCATCCCAGGTATTCCGGTGATTTATCAGGGGAACGAGCAAAATCATGTTGATTCGCGCCAAGCCATGTTTGCCGGTGGTTACCTAACGGATACCGACCAATTTAATCAAGATTCCGAATTATTTAAATTCACTCAATCCCTAGCAAAGCTTCGTCAAGGTGACAAATTATTTAGCCGTGGTTCAATGGAATTACTGGCTGATAACCCTACAAGTGCTGGCGTATTTGCTTACAAACGCAGCTACAAAGGCGAGCACGCCTTTATCATTATGAACACTGCAGAGCACACTACCTTACTAAATAATATGCCGACAGGCTTGCTTGACGGGCAGGTGCTACAGCCTATTTTCTCAGACAAACTTGGCAACAATACAACCACCTTGGTTGTTGGGCAAGATGGTACTCTGACTACGGAAGTACCTGCACGGGGGCTGCTAATATTCAAAGCTGAAAATAAATCTAATGCTGAAGCAGTTGCAGCTCACAGTATTAGTGTTGATCAGGATTATCGCAAGAAAACGCTAAAGAAGAGCGTCACAATCAGTGGCTCAATCAGCAAACCAAATAGCACCTTAGCGCTAGTCGTTGACGGCAATCTTGATAACGTAACAAGTATCACCGCAGATGCTAATGGTCGTTGGGAGACCACATTACCAGTTGTTGACTTAGGCACTCATAAACGGTTCTTCGAAATGTATTCTACTGAGCTTAATGCCGCGAGCGAACGCCAGCAATATAACGAAACCGTAGTTAAAGCCAATTGGGATGTAGCGTTTAAAGATGGACTTAATGATGACAATGGCCTTTCGGGGAACATTTTTCCTCCAAGTGAATCTACCTTTGGCAAGCAAATGGATATTGAGGCCGTTCGTGCCCGTAGTGCTGGCGATACATTACTGTTAGATATTACTATGCATGAGCTCACTGATATGTGGGTAGCTTCCAATCATTTGGATCATGTCGCTTTTACACTCTTTTTTGATTTTCCAGGCCTAGAGGGTATAAAGCCCTTATCTACATTACAGGCAGAGGCACCAGATGGTTTCCTATGGGATTTTTCTCATGTGCTTTATGGCTGGGGCAATTTCTTATTTGACAGTAATGGAGCCACTGCTGATAAACCCGGACAAAAGCTTGGCACTGCCCCTAGTGTCGAGGTAGATAAAGATGCGCGTACTATTACGTTAGCTTACAGCGCTTCGGCGCTTGGCCAAGACGGTTGGGCAGGAGCCAAAATCTATCTTACAACTTGGGATAGAGCGGGCGAGGGCGGTATTCGAATCTTGTCTCCTGCAGGAGCTGAGTGGGAATTTGGTGGTGCTGAAGGCAGTGCCCCGTTGATTTTGGATGATTTACTGATTGAGCTTCCTAGCCCATAA